A genomic stretch from Streptomyces sp. QL37 includes:
- a CDS encoding site-specific DNA-methyltransferase, whose protein sequence is MPFSLHQGDALSVLTGLPDGCVDSVITDPPYNSGGRTAKERTTRSAKQKYTSADSKNDLADFTGENMDQRSYGFWLTQIMSEAHRLTKTGGTALLFTDWRQLPTTTDAIQAAGWLWRGVLAWHKPQARPQKGRFTQNCEFIIWASKGPIDGSRNPVYLPGMYSASQPSGSKRQHITQKPVEVMRELVKISPPGGTVLDFCAGSGSTGVAALLEGRDFIGVEKTEHYASIAADRLTETVRETLTQDDVVLTV, encoded by the coding sequence TTGCCTTTTTCCCTGCACCAGGGCGACGCCCTCAGCGTCCTCACCGGCCTTCCGGACGGCTGCGTCGACTCGGTCATCACCGATCCGCCGTACAACAGCGGGGGCCGGACCGCGAAGGAGCGCACCACCCGCTCCGCCAAGCAGAAGTACACCTCCGCCGATTCCAAGAACGACCTCGCCGACTTCACCGGCGAGAACATGGACCAGCGCAGCTATGGGTTCTGGCTGACGCAGATCATGAGCGAAGCGCACCGTCTGACGAAGACCGGCGGGACCGCGCTGCTGTTCACCGACTGGCGCCAACTCCCCACGACAACTGATGCGATCCAGGCGGCCGGATGGCTGTGGCGGGGCGTGCTGGCCTGGCACAAGCCGCAGGCCAGGCCGCAGAAGGGCCGGTTCACCCAGAACTGCGAGTTCATCATCTGGGCGTCCAAGGGGCCGATCGACGGCTCCCGTAACCCGGTCTACCTGCCGGGTATGTACTCGGCGTCACAGCCCTCGGGGTCCAAGCGCCAGCACATCACGCAGAAGCCGGTCGAGGTGATGCGCGAGCTGGTCAAGATCTCCCCGCCGGGTGGCACAGTGCTCGACTTCTGTGCCGGCTCCGGCTCCACGGGCGTCGCCGCCCTGCTGGAAGGCCGGGACTTCATCGGTGTGGAGAAGACCGAGCACTACGCGTCGATCGCGGCCGACCGGCTCACCGAGACAGTCCGCGAAACCCTCACCCAGGACGACGTGGTTCTCACCGTCTGA
- a CDS encoding ATP-binding protein has translation MSHRPNRRARRASASPLFTPYGTDRASRKEARRQLAEAAAKARAEASAHQTGTALAEHETPAPLYPPSGRPGPASARQNRLKLPAHRMTTAVAAGAYPFLAEGGLGAEGIYVGRDVHAEASFVFDPFALYGKVEGFTNPNLLLAGVIGQGKSALAKSFALRSVAFGYRVYVPCDPKGEWTPVAEALGGRSVALGPGLPGRLNPLDAAPRPASVSEADWVGEIRKRRLLLLGSLARTVLGRDLMPMEHTALDVALDAVVTRAAVAGHTPLLGDVAATLNNPGLLSEAAGMMSGQLGDAARDLAHAMRRLVHGDLAGMFDAHSTVAFDPNAPMLTIDLSRLGGSGDDTALVLAMTCASAWMESALSDPSGGRRWIVYDEAWRLMRHVGLLQRMQAQWKLSRGLGIANLMVIHRLSDLLTAGDAGSQGRALAEGLLADCSTRIIYRQETDQLHAAASLLGLTSVEMDAIAHLNRGRGLWKVAGRSFIVQHLLHSHELALFDTDARMH, from the coding sequence ATGAGCCACCGGCCCAACCGCCGCGCCCGCCGCGCCTCCGCCAGCCCCCTGTTCACTCCCTACGGGACCGACCGGGCCAGCCGCAAGGAAGCCCGTCGCCAACTCGCCGAAGCCGCCGCCAAGGCCCGTGCCGAAGCCAGCGCCCATCAGACAGGTACTGCACTCGCCGAGCATGAGACACCCGCTCCGCTCTACCCGCCGAGCGGACGCCCCGGGCCCGCCTCCGCCCGCCAGAACCGGCTGAAACTGCCCGCCCACCGCATGACCACCGCTGTGGCCGCCGGTGCCTACCCCTTCCTGGCCGAAGGCGGCCTCGGAGCCGAAGGCATCTACGTCGGGCGCGATGTCCATGCGGAGGCGTCTTTCGTTTTCGATCCGTTCGCGCTGTACGGCAAGGTCGAGGGGTTCACCAACCCCAACCTCCTGCTTGCCGGAGTGATCGGCCAGGGCAAGAGCGCCCTGGCCAAGTCCTTCGCGCTGCGGTCGGTGGCCTTCGGATACCGCGTCTATGTGCCGTGCGACCCGAAGGGCGAGTGGACGCCGGTGGCTGAGGCGCTCGGAGGCCGGTCCGTTGCCCTTGGCCCTGGGCTACCGGGACGCCTGAATCCTCTGGACGCGGCCCCGCGCCCGGCGAGCGTGTCCGAGGCTGACTGGGTCGGCGAGATCCGCAAGCGACGCCTGCTGCTGCTCGGCTCCCTGGCCCGGACCGTTCTGGGGCGGGACCTGATGCCCATGGAGCACACCGCCCTGGACGTGGCCCTCGACGCCGTCGTCACCCGTGCCGCGGTTGCCGGCCACACTCCGCTCCTCGGCGACGTCGCCGCCACCCTCAACAACCCGGGTCTCCTCAGCGAGGCCGCCGGGATGATGTCAGGACAGCTCGGAGACGCGGCCCGGGACCTGGCCCACGCGATGCGCCGTCTCGTCCACGGTGACTTGGCCGGCATGTTCGACGCGCACTCCACCGTCGCCTTCGACCCGAACGCGCCCATGCTCACCATCGACCTGTCCCGCCTTGGCGGCTCCGGCGACGACACCGCGCTCGTCCTGGCGATGACCTGTGCGAGCGCCTGGATGGAGTCCGCCCTCTCCGATCCGTCCGGCGGCCGGCGCTGGATCGTCTACGACGAGGCGTGGAGGTTGATGCGGCACGTCGGTCTGCTGCAGCGGATGCAGGCCCAGTGGAAGCTGAGCCGCGGCCTCGGCATCGCCAACCTCATGGTGATCCACCGGCTGTCCGACCTACTCACCGCCGGCGACGCCGGATCGCAGGGGCGGGCCCTGGCCGAAGGGCTTCTCGCCGACTGCAGCACCCGGATCATCTACCGCCAGGAAACCGACCAACTCCACGCCGCAGCCTCCCTGCTCGGCCTCACCTCCGTCGAGATGGACGCCATCGCCCACCTCAACCGAGGGCGCGGATTGTGGAAAGTCGCAGGTCGGAGCTTCATCGTGCAACACCTCCTGCACAGCCACGAGCTGGCGCTCTTCGACACCGACGCCCGTATGCACTGA
- a CDS encoding C40 family peptidase, whose protein sequence is MKALAAGIGVVFLSPILIAGTGMVLATSADAVQSSGSLSNCLTDIDTDKVAEQVGKILDGASGENVDIEGLDLPSEQVPNAQTIVAAGLSLDVPTKGQIIALATAMQESRLRNLNYGDRDSLGLFQQRPSQGWGSAQQIRDPVYASEQFYKHLLKVNGWQQMTVTQAAQAVQKSGLPDAYAQWENLATALQAAIAKTFPGGANDTDQATQPPTLFTGCAPGQDGSGFGPIPEGRVPKGYTIPKDADPKARKAIEWAMHQLGTLYQWGGSCTNAHGPDPMGRCDCSSLMQQAYAHVGVTLTRTTYTQVTEGKAVSPAQLKPGDLIFSRGSAARPEHVGMYMGEGLVIEAPRTTKPVRITPIKDWTILAARRIL, encoded by the coding sequence TTGAAAGCGCTCGCCGCCGGCATCGGCGTCGTCTTCCTCTCCCCCATCCTGATCGCCGGCACCGGCATGGTGCTGGCAACCTCCGCCGACGCCGTGCAGAGCAGCGGCTCCCTCAGCAACTGCCTGACTGACATCGACACCGACAAGGTCGCCGAGCAGGTCGGCAAGATCCTCGACGGCGCATCCGGCGAGAACGTCGACATCGAGGGCCTGGACCTGCCTTCCGAACAGGTCCCCAACGCGCAGACGATCGTGGCCGCCGGCCTCTCGCTCGACGTCCCCACGAAGGGCCAGATCATCGCGCTCGCCACGGCGATGCAGGAGAGCCGGCTGCGCAACCTCAACTACGGCGACAGGGACAGCCTCGGCCTGTTCCAGCAGCGCCCCTCCCAGGGCTGGGGCAGCGCCCAGCAGATCCGCGATCCGGTTTACGCCTCCGAGCAGTTCTACAAGCACTTGCTCAAGGTGAACGGCTGGCAGCAGATGACCGTCACCCAGGCCGCCCAAGCCGTGCAGAAGTCCGGCCTGCCGGACGCGTACGCGCAGTGGGAGAACCTGGCCACTGCATTGCAGGCTGCCATCGCTAAGACCTTCCCCGGCGGTGCCAACGACACGGACCAGGCCACGCAGCCGCCGACCCTTTTCACCGGCTGCGCGCCGGGCCAGGACGGTTCCGGCTTCGGTCCCATCCCCGAGGGGAGGGTCCCGAAGGGCTACACGATCCCCAAGGACGCCGACCCGAAGGCGCGCAAGGCCATCGAGTGGGCGATGCACCAGCTCGGCACGCTCTACCAGTGGGGCGGGTCCTGCACCAACGCACACGGCCCCGACCCGATGGGCCGCTGCGACTGCTCCAGCCTGATGCAGCAGGCGTACGCCCACGTTGGCGTCACGCTTACCCGCACCACGTATACGCAGGTCACCGAGGGCAAGGCAGTATCTCCGGCCCAGCTCAAGCCCGGTGACCTGATCTTCAGCCGGGGCAGCGCCGCACGGCCTGAACACGTCGGCATGTACATGGGCGAGGGCCTCGTCATCGAGGCGCCGCGCACCACCAAGCCGGTCCGGATCACCCCGATCAAGGACTGGACGATTCTCGCCGCCCGCCGCATCCTCTGA
- a CDS encoding DUF6112 family protein — protein sequence MSVPLADRVIHLAYDPGISPQGGGLPGLAVLKNVVNSINMFGIIAVVGALAVSLGVWAWGHHTGGHQAEANGKKGALVAAGAALGLGAANGIVAFFSSLGSQVH from the coding sequence ATGTCCGTCCCTCTCGCAGACCGCGTCATCCACCTCGCCTACGACCCAGGAATCTCGCCCCAGGGCGGCGGGCTGCCCGGCCTCGCCGTGCTGAAGAACGTCGTCAACTCGATCAACATGTTCGGCATCATCGCCGTGGTCGGCGCCCTCGCCGTCTCGCTCGGTGTATGGGCCTGGGGCCACCACACCGGTGGCCATCAGGCCGAGGCAAACGGCAAGAAGGGCGCCCTCGTGGCGGCCGGCGCCGCGCTCGGCCTCGGTGCCGCGAACGGGATCGTCGCGTTCTTCTCCAGTCTGGGGTCGCAGGTTCACTGA
- a CDS encoding ATP-binding protein has protein sequence MGFCDLPLADKMCAVGDAVDFASNPGKAIGDWMAKSAGELAAAAADLAAEAVNTTTKVDLNAGWFRDNYEMLLPLGLVLLVATFCAQLVRAAIRRDGQALTQAFTGTMSGVLFAFCAIAFTTVAVEVVDAISDGLFKAAHLNIETAVRRIVKVNQLGALTGLGWLVPVVAGLGAAIGAFLYWCVMMVRKVGILVMVTLAIFASAGGGWEVARRWRKGWIEATATLVVSKLLMTVIFVLGIATMGKTEAKGGIAALADVMAGIVIMVLVLLCPYAVFKFVHWAAGGTDGESIHRAGGAGAQIAKAHAEKAARKAASAAATAGTGGAAAGAGAAPQGPDAGGGGGFPGDVAATPTGGGTEGKEGASSGGSGASPGGDAVKSGLEKAVQPAPTSVSDDTSGQVGGNQGPGGSGASATSGQGDGWQSTPPTTTPPPQGAPPSSGSQSATSSGSATPPAAGL, from the coding sequence GTGGGCTTCTGTGATCTCCCCCTGGCAGACAAGATGTGCGCCGTCGGCGACGCGGTGGACTTCGCTTCGAACCCCGGCAAAGCCATCGGTGACTGGATGGCGAAGTCCGCCGGCGAACTCGCCGCCGCGGCGGCCGACCTGGCCGCCGAGGCAGTCAACACCACCACGAAGGTGGACCTGAACGCCGGCTGGTTCCGCGACAACTACGAGATGCTGCTGCCGCTGGGCCTGGTCCTGCTGGTCGCCACGTTCTGCGCGCAGCTGGTGCGGGCAGCCATCCGGCGCGACGGGCAGGCCCTGACACAAGCGTTCACCGGCACCATGAGCGGCGTCCTGTTCGCATTCTGCGCCATCGCGTTCACGACAGTCGCGGTCGAGGTGGTCGACGCGATATCCGACGGCCTGTTCAAGGCCGCGCACCTGAACATCGAGACAGCCGTGCGCCGGATCGTGAAGGTCAACCAGCTCGGGGCCTTGACCGGACTGGGCTGGCTCGTCCCGGTCGTCGCCGGTCTCGGCGCCGCCATCGGAGCGTTCCTCTACTGGTGCGTGATGATGGTGCGCAAGGTCGGCATCCTCGTCATGGTCACCTTGGCGATCTTCGCGTCCGCCGGTGGCGGCTGGGAGGTCGCCCGGCGCTGGCGCAAGGGCTGGATCGAGGCCACCGCCACCCTCGTAGTCTCCAAGCTCCTGATGACCGTGATCTTCGTTCTCGGTATCGCCACCATGGGCAAGACCGAGGCCAAGGGCGGCATCGCCGCGCTGGCCGACGTCATGGCCGGCATCGTCATCATGGTTCTCGTGCTGCTGTGCCCGTATGCGGTCTTCAAGTTCGTGCACTGGGCGGCCGGCGGCACCGATGGCGAGTCCATCCACCGTGCCGGTGGCGCGGGAGCCCAGATAGCCAAGGCACATGCCGAGAAGGCCGCCCGCAAGGCCGCCTCGGCAGCGGCAACCGCTGGAACCGGCGGTGCGGCAGCGGGAGCGGGTGCCGCCCCGCAGGGCCCCGATGCCGGCGGTGGAGGGGGATTCCCCGGCGATGTCGCCGCCACCCCGACCGGCGGAGGTACAGAGGGCAAGGAAGGCGCATCATCCGGCGGCTCGGGTGCCTCGCCCGGTGGCGATGCCGTCAAGTCCGGTCTGGAGAAGGCCGTCCAGCCCGCGCCGACCAGCGTGTCCGACGACACCAGCGGCCAGGTGGGCGGGAACCAAGGGCCCGGCGGATCGGGGGCGAGCGCCACGTCCGGCCAGGGCGACGGTTGGCAGTCCACCCCGCCGACCACGACCCCGCCGCCCCAGGGCGCACCGCCGTCCTCCGGCTCCCAGAGCGCTACGTCCAGCGGGTCGGCCACACCACCGGCGGCCGGTCTCTGA
- a CDS encoding DUF6238 family protein produces the protein MNTSPAHEAQPYLRAATAGIRHHARSLPAQDCAADRVHLDVLHAHLTTLHQLLDQLADTTRPQNPAAGRHLATARTRLWQAATETHAAFHRLPTTTAKSTECRPEQLPEGPTVLTICQRHLAAGHIIRRKTTPTDLRAHTTACVR, from the coding sequence TTGAACACCAGTCCCGCGCACGAAGCGCAGCCCTATCTGCGTGCCGCCACCGCCGGCATCCGCCACCACGCCCGGAGCCTGCCCGCCCAGGACTGCGCCGCCGACCGCGTTCACCTGGACGTGCTGCACGCCCACCTGACCACGCTGCACCAGCTTCTGGACCAACTCGCAGACACCACCCGGCCCCAGAACCCCGCTGCCGGGCGCCACCTCGCCACCGCGCGGACCCGGCTGTGGCAGGCCGCCACCGAAACCCACGCAGCCTTCCACCGGCTGCCGACTACGACTGCCAAATCCACCGAGTGCCGCCCCGAACAGCTTCCCGAGGGACCGACAGTCCTCACGATCTGCCAGCGCCACCTCGCCGCTGGGCACATCATCCGGCGCAAGACCACCCCCACCGACCTCCGCGCGCACACCACGGCATGCGTGCGATGA
- a CDS encoding DUF4259 domain-containing protein: protein MGTWGTGPFDNDLAADYALLLDRSGVPEVLLRHALSDPGSTRIENWEVTVAAAAVIASSCPGGEPLHPVYGPHKPLPPLPHDLRDLAAAALVTILTRPPQTYGWVSEQLVTRWLSGLAQLHGVLATTPARPTQPPPAPSPACRPTQTAPDSGPRRR from the coding sequence ATCGGCACATGGGGCACCGGCCCCTTCGACAATGACCTGGCAGCCGACTACGCCTTGCTGCTCGACCGGTCAGGCGTGCCCGAGGTTCTCCTGCGCCACGCCCTCTCCGACCCGGGCAGCACCAGGATCGAGAACTGGGAAGTGACGGTCGCAGCCGCAGCGGTGATCGCCTCGTCCTGCCCCGGCGGCGAGCCTCTCCACCCCGTGTACGGCCCGCACAAACCCCTGCCGCCGCTCCCCCACGATCTGCGGGACCTCGCGGCTGCGGCCCTCGTCACCATCCTCACCCGCCCTCCACAGACTTATGGATGGGTGAGCGAACAGCTCGTCACACGCTGGCTCTCCGGCCTCGCCCAACTGCACGGGGTGCTCGCAACGACGCCCGCGAGGCCGACCCAACCGCCTCCGGCACCATCTCCGGCCTGTCGCCCCACCCAGACAGCGCCCGACTCAGGCCCCCGTCGCCGCTGA
- a CDS encoding SCO6880 family protein: MTDLSAAPITVKFPHRSRRGILLGLSLPQLSLASCTLALLLMTVISTGLLGAVALAPLWAASGALIAIRRHGRSLIDWAPIVTRYAHRRRTGQTLWLARPVTRPRQDGILHLPGAAASLKVVTPGDSANGAAAVHDPHRQTLTAIARVTSRAFALLDPATQNHNVNSWGRALAGIARTGHIATVQVLERTVPDSGDTLTRHWTQNGRPETPVAGQIYSELVSSAGPAAAPHETYLAISLDLKAAKRLITQAGGGLPGAFTVMEQTTASLAQAARNAGLMVTGWLSAREIAAVIRTAYDPKALAALQQWSETGRAEAEPAAAGPVVQFEEYDRLATDSARHATYWVENWPRTEMGAGFLHGIMFTAGVRRSLSLIYAPQGLESALRDVQRRKAAIIADANERARRGQVDSEEDSVEYADVKTRERQLIAGHADVALTGLVTVTAETDALLDAACAQIETAAVTAGVDLRRLNYQQPDAFTVAALPLARTTL, from the coding sequence TTGACTGATCTCTCCGCCGCCCCGATCACGGTGAAATTCCCGCACCGGAGCCGCCGCGGCATCCTCCTCGGCCTCTCACTCCCCCAGCTCTCCTTGGCCTCGTGCACGCTGGCGCTACTGCTGATGACGGTGATCTCCACGGGCCTGCTGGGCGCCGTCGCCCTGGCCCCGCTGTGGGCCGCCTCCGGCGCCCTCATCGCCATCCGCCGGCACGGCCGCTCCCTCATCGACTGGGCGCCGATCGTCACCCGCTACGCACACCGCCGCCGGACCGGCCAGACACTCTGGCTCGCCCGGCCCGTCACCCGCCCGCGGCAGGACGGCATCCTTCACCTGCCCGGTGCCGCAGCCTCCCTCAAGGTGGTCACCCCCGGTGACTCCGCCAACGGCGCTGCGGCCGTGCACGACCCGCACCGGCAGACCCTGACCGCCATCGCACGCGTCACCTCCCGCGCCTTCGCTCTCCTCGACCCGGCCACCCAGAACCACAACGTCAACAGCTGGGGACGAGCGCTGGCAGGCATCGCCCGCACCGGCCACATCGCCACCGTGCAAGTGCTGGAACGCACCGTCCCCGACAGCGGTGACACCCTGACCCGGCATTGGACCCAGAACGGTCGTCCCGAGACTCCGGTCGCCGGACAGATCTACTCCGAACTCGTCTCCTCAGCCGGCCCCGCCGCCGCACCGCACGAGACCTACCTCGCCATATCCCTTGACCTGAAGGCCGCCAAGCGGCTGATCACGCAGGCCGGCGGCGGTTTGCCAGGCGCGTTCACCGTCATGGAGCAGACGACCGCGTCCCTCGCCCAGGCCGCCCGGAACGCCGGCCTCATGGTGACCGGATGGCTGAGCGCCCGGGAGATCGCCGCGGTCATCCGCACCGCCTACGACCCCAAGGCCCTCGCAGCCCTCCAGCAGTGGTCCGAGACCGGCCGCGCCGAAGCGGAACCCGCCGCCGCGGGACCTGTCGTCCAGTTCGAGGAGTACGACCGCCTCGCCACCGACAGCGCCCGGCACGCGACGTACTGGGTGGAGAACTGGCCGCGCACCGAGATGGGAGCGGGCTTCCTGCACGGGATCATGTTCACCGCCGGAGTACGGCGCAGCCTGTCCCTCATCTACGCACCCCAGGGGCTCGAGTCCGCGCTGCGGGACGTCCAGCGAAGGAAGGCCGCGATCATCGCCGACGCGAACGAGCGCGCCCGCCGCGGCCAAGTCGATTCCGAAGAGGATTCCGTCGAGTACGCCGACGTCAAGACGCGCGAGCGCCAACTCATCGCCGGGCACGCGGACGTGGCCCTGACCGGGCTGGTCACCGTCACGGCCGAGACCGATGCTCTCCTCGACGCCGCCTGCGCACAGATCGAGACCGCCGCCGTCACCGCCGGCGTCGACTTGCGCCGCCTCAACTACCAGCAGCCCGACGCCTTCACCGTCGCCGCCCTCCCCCTCGCCCGCACCACCTTGTAA